In Streptomyces puniciscabiei, a single genomic region encodes these proteins:
- a CDS encoding bifunctional succinyldiaminopimelate transaminase/glutamate-prephenate aminotransferase produces MSAVSDRLPTFPWDKLEPYKKTAAAHPDGIVDLSVGTPVDPVPEPIQKALIDAADSPGYPTVWGTPALRDAITGWLERRLGARGVTHRHVLPVVGSKELVAWLPTQLGLGPGDKVAYPRLAYPTYEVGARLARAEYEVYDDPRDLDPAGLKLLWLNSPSNPTGKVLSKQELTDIVAWAREHGVLLFSDECYLELGWEADPVSVLHPDVNGGSYDGIVAVHSLSKRSNLAGYRAAFIAGDPAVLGPLLEIRKHGGMMTPAPTQAAVVAALGDDEHVRVQRERYAARREALRAALLGHGFRIEHSEASLYLWATRDESCWRTVAHLADRGILVAPGDFYGEAGEKFVRVALTATDERVQAAVKRLTA; encoded by the coding sequence GTGTCCGCAGTCTCCGACCGGCTCCCCACCTTCCCCTGGGACAAGCTGGAGCCGTACAAGAAGACGGCCGCCGCGCACCCCGACGGGATCGTCGACCTCTCCGTGGGCACCCCGGTCGACCCGGTGCCCGAACCGATCCAGAAGGCCCTGATCGACGCGGCCGACTCCCCGGGCTACCCGACCGTCTGGGGCACCCCGGCGCTGCGCGACGCGATCACCGGCTGGCTGGAGCGCCGACTGGGCGCCCGAGGTGTCACCCACCGCCATGTCCTGCCGGTCGTCGGCTCCAAGGAACTGGTCGCGTGGCTGCCGACCCAGCTGGGCCTCGGCCCCGGCGACAAGGTGGCCTACCCGCGCCTCGCCTACCCCACCTACGAGGTCGGCGCCCGCCTCGCCCGCGCCGAGTACGAGGTCTACGACGACCCGCGCGACCTGGACCCGGCGGGCCTGAAGCTCCTGTGGCTGAACTCGCCGTCGAACCCGACGGGCAAGGTGCTGTCGAAGCAGGAACTGACGGACATCGTGGCCTGGGCCCGCGAGCACGGTGTGCTGCTGTTCTCCGACGAGTGCTACCTGGAACTGGGCTGGGAGGCCGACCCGGTCTCGGTCCTGCACCCGGACGTCAACGGCGGCTCCTACGACGGCATCGTGGCCGTCCACTCCCTGTCCAAGCGCTCCAACCTGGCCGGCTACCGCGCGGCCTTCATCGCCGGCGACCCGGCCGTCCTGGGCCCGCTGCTGGAGATCCGCAAGCACGGCGGCATGATGACCCCGGCGCCGACCCAGGCGGCCGTGGTGGCGGCGCTCGGCGACGACGAGCACGTCCGCGTCCAGCGTGAGCGCTACGCCGCCCGCCGCGAGGCCCTGCGGGCCGCCCTGCTGGGCCACGGCTTCCGCATCGAACACAGCGAGGCGAGCCTGTACCTGTGGGCCACGAGGGACGAGTCCTGCTGGCGGACGGTCGCCCACCTGGCCGACCGCGGCATTCTCGTCGCCCCCGGCGACTTCTACGGCGAGGCGGGCGAGAAGTTCGTACGCGTCGCCCTGACGGCGACGGACGAACGCGTCCAGGCAGCGGTGAAGCGCCTGACGGCATAA
- the fdxA gene encoding ferredoxin gives MTYVIAQPCVDVKDKACIEECPVDCIYEGSRSLYIHPDECVDCGACEPVCPVEAIFYEDDVPEEWKDYYKANVEFFDELGSPGGASKLGLIERDHPFVAALPPQGE, from the coding sequence GTGACCTACGTCATCGCGCAGCCTTGTGTCGACGTCAAGGACAAGGCGTGCATCGAGGAGTGCCCGGTCGACTGCATTTACGAGGGCTCCCGGTCCTTGTACATCCACCCGGACGAATGCGTCGACTGTGGTGCCTGTGAGCCGGTCTGCCCGGTCGAGGCGATCTTCTACGAGGACGACGTCCCGGAGGAGTGGAAGGACTACTACAAGGCGAACGTCGAGTTCTTCGACGAGCTCGGCTCTCCCGGCGGCGCCAGCAAGCTGGGGCTGATCGAGCGCGACCACCCGTTCGTCGCCGCGCTGCCGCCGCAGGGCGAGTGA
- a CDS encoding transglutaminase-like domain-containing protein: MRHPYLPPPYPPPPERSAELRRRFAEEARSERPDLSALCLLIGAEADGSLDEAGIDAAQLELDRLAGELPYRPGGPHAWAEAVRRLLGGRYDFHGTPADYDRLESSLLHEVLRRRRGLPILLSVVWLEVARRAGAPVYGVALPGHFVVGFGPAEEQVLADPFDGGRVLTGTDAQMLVVGATGAPLEPSMLEPAAPLEVVQRILNNIRAWAAARPERSDVALWAVELALLVPAHPARLRYEKGQLLVQRGEFSSGAEELEYYADLIEVVDESAARKVRQQAHTARAMLN, from the coding sequence ATGCGTCACCCGTATCTGCCGCCGCCGTACCCGCCCCCGCCGGAGCGGTCGGCCGAGTTGCGCCGCAGGTTCGCCGAGGAGGCACGGTCCGAGCGGCCGGATCTGTCGGCGCTGTGCCTGCTGATCGGCGCCGAGGCGGACGGTTCGCTGGACGAGGCCGGGATCGACGCCGCGCAGCTGGAGCTGGACCGGCTCGCGGGCGAGCTGCCGTACCGGCCGGGCGGGCCGCACGCATGGGCGGAGGCCGTACGGCGGCTGCTCGGCGGCCGGTACGACTTCCACGGCACCCCGGCCGACTACGACCGGCTGGAGTCCTCCCTGCTGCACGAGGTGCTGCGGCGGCGGCGCGGGCTGCCGATCCTGCTGTCGGTGGTGTGGCTGGAGGTCGCGCGGCGGGCGGGGGCTCCGGTGTACGGCGTCGCGCTGCCGGGGCACTTCGTGGTGGGCTTCGGCCCGGCCGAGGAGCAGGTGCTGGCCGATCCGTTCGACGGCGGGCGGGTGCTGACCGGGACCGACGCTCAGATGCTCGTGGTGGGGGCCACGGGGGCACCGCTGGAACCCTCCATGCTGGAGCCTGCCGCGCCGCTGGAGGTCGTCCAGCGGATCCTGAACAACATCCGCGCGTGGGCAGCGGCCCGGCCGGAACGGTCGGACGTGGCGCTGTGGGCCGTGGAGCTGGCGCTGCTGGTACCCGCGCATCCGGCGCGCCTTCGCTACGAGAAGGGCCAACTCCTGGTGCAGCGCGGGGAGTTCTCCTCCGGTGCGGAAGAGCTGGAGTATTACGCCGACTTGATCGAGGTGGTGGACGAGTCGGCCGCGCGGAAGGTACGGCAGCAGGCCCACACCGCGCGGGCCATGCTCAACTGA
- a CDS encoding response regulator transcription factor: protein MTSTIKLLLAEDQSMVREALAALLGLEEDIEVVAQVARGDQVLAAVGAHGVDVALLDIEMPGCTGIEAAAQVHREFPQVKLVVLTTFGRPGYLRSAMEAGADAFLVKDAPAAQLAEAIRKVLSGERVIDPTLAAAALAEGANPLTDREREVLRAAADGSTNAELAETLHLSQGTVRNYLSTAIQKLAVRNRAEAVRTAREKGWL, encoded by the coding sequence ATGACGAGCACGATCAAGCTTCTCCTGGCCGAGGACCAGTCGATGGTCCGCGAGGCCCTGGCCGCGCTGCTCGGCCTGGAGGAGGACATCGAGGTCGTCGCCCAGGTCGCGCGCGGTGACCAGGTGCTGGCCGCCGTCGGCGCGCACGGAGTGGACGTGGCGCTGCTCGACATCGAGATGCCCGGCTGCACGGGCATCGAGGCGGCCGCCCAGGTCCACCGGGAGTTTCCGCAGGTCAAGCTGGTCGTCCTGACGACTTTCGGGCGCCCCGGGTATCTGCGCAGCGCCATGGAGGCGGGCGCCGACGCCTTCCTCGTCAAGGACGCCCCGGCCGCCCAGCTCGCCGAGGCGATCCGCAAGGTGCTGTCCGGTGAGCGGGTCATCGACCCCACGCTCGCCGCCGCCGCGCTCGCCGAGGGCGCCAATCCGCTCACCGACCGCGAACGCGAGGTCCTCCGCGCGGCCGCCGACGGCTCCACCAACGCCGAGCTGGCCGAGACCCTCCACCTCTCCCAGGGCACGGTCCGCAACTACCTCTCCACGGCCATCCAGAAGCTGGCGGTACGGAACCGGGCGGAGGCGGTGCGGACGGCGCGGGAGAAGGGGTGGTTGTGA
- a CDS encoding sensor histidine kinase has translation MTEDPQACERRPEHQVRIGQGPRNRRELIVKVLWIGIWLVFLSAPVKDLASGRHTPGATLAGGIGLAAFVTAYLTLVFRNIGRSFAPRVVVSLLAALGVLAPLLAYTLGGAWLGLFIYLSVACGATLPVRAAFWAIPAATATMFLVGLRWHEKPDESLLLVPLIGFAMVGVGQLVRTTIELRKARATVAQLAANEERLRLARDLHDLLGHSLSLITLKSELAGRMLPDHPDKAAQQVADIEQVSRQALVDVREAVTGYRRPRLAAELAGTQVALTAAGVSAEVPAEPDLGGVPEESESALAWALREAVTNVVRHSGADRCLVQLTHRQSLDGAMLELSVEDNGSGGSGGGPGNGLTGLTERLEKAGGSLEAGRIKHGFRLVARVPAASSGDVGSGA, from the coding sequence ATGACGGAAGACCCGCAGGCCTGCGAGCGGCGGCCGGAGCACCAGGTGCGGATCGGCCAGGGGCCGCGCAACCGGCGCGAGCTGATCGTCAAGGTGTTGTGGATCGGCATCTGGCTGGTCTTCCTCAGTGCGCCGGTCAAGGACCTGGCCTCGGGCCGCCACACCCCGGGTGCCACGCTGGCCGGCGGGATCGGCCTCGCCGCCTTCGTCACCGCCTACCTGACGCTGGTCTTCCGGAACATCGGCCGGTCCTTCGCCCCACGGGTCGTCGTCTCCCTGCTCGCGGCCCTCGGGGTCCTCGCCCCGCTGCTGGCGTACACCCTCGGCGGCGCATGGCTCGGTCTGTTCATCTACCTCTCGGTCGCCTGCGGGGCCACCCTGCCGGTCCGGGCCGCGTTCTGGGCGATCCCCGCGGCGACCGCGACGATGTTCCTCGTCGGACTGCGCTGGCACGAGAAGCCGGACGAGAGCCTGCTCCTGGTCCCGTTGATCGGGTTCGCGATGGTCGGCGTCGGTCAACTCGTCCGTACGACGATCGAGTTGCGCAAGGCCAGGGCCACCGTCGCTCAGCTCGCCGCGAACGAGGAGCGACTGCGCCTCGCCCGCGACCTGCACGACCTGCTCGGTCACTCGCTCTCCCTGATCACGCTGAAGAGCGAGCTGGCCGGCCGGATGCTGCCCGACCACCCCGACAAGGCGGCCCAGCAGGTCGCCGACATCGAACAGGTCAGCCGGCAGGCCCTGGTCGACGTACGGGAGGCGGTCACCGGCTACCGGCGACCCAGGCTCGCCGCAGAACTCGCCGGCACCCAGGTCGCCCTGACCGCCGCGGGTGTCAGCGCCGAGGTGCCCGCCGAGCCCGATCTCGGCGGTGTGCCCGAGGAGTCGGAGTCCGCGCTCGCGTGGGCGCTGCGCGAGGCGGTCACCAACGTGGTCCGGCACAGCGGCGCCGACAGGTGTCTGGTCCAGCTCACCCACCGTCAGTCCCTCGACGGCGCCATGCTCGAACTCTCCGTCGAGGACAACGGATCCGGTGGCTCCGGCGGCGGCCCCGGCAACGGTCTGACCGGCCTCACCGAGCGGCTGGAGAAGGCCGGCGGCTCCCTGGAGGCGGGCCGGATCAAGCACGGGTTCCGGCTGGTCGCCCGCGTCCCCGCGGCCTCTTCGGGGGACGTAGGATCCGGGGCATGA
- a CDS encoding ABC transporter permease, with the protein MNALIKLELTRALRNRKFLFFSVIYPAVIFLLVSNQTGNVDGTGLSVAKYVMVSMASFGALTAVLMGNSERIAKEREGGWVRQLRLTPLPGRGYVLAKTASAAVVSLPSIVVVFLVAAAVKDVRLDAWQWAALTGAIWAGSLVFAALGVAIGYLASGDAVRPITMIVYFGLSILGGLWMPSSSFPTWLQDIAKWLPTHAYAALGRAIEQSQAPHAQDIAILVAFFLIFAGGAAWLYRKDTLKA; encoded by the coding sequence ATGAACGCCCTGATCAAGCTGGAGCTCACCCGGGCCCTGCGCAACCGCAAGTTCCTCTTCTTCTCGGTGATCTACCCGGCGGTGATCTTCCTGCTCGTCTCCAACCAGACGGGCAACGTCGACGGGACCGGCCTGAGCGTCGCGAAGTACGTCATGGTCTCCATGGCCTCCTTCGGCGCCCTGACCGCCGTCCTGATGGGCAACAGCGAGCGCATCGCCAAGGAGCGGGAGGGCGGCTGGGTACGGCAGCTGCGGCTGACCCCGCTGCCCGGGCGCGGGTACGTCCTCGCCAAGACCGCCAGCGCCGCCGTCGTCAGTCTGCCGTCCATCGTGGTCGTCTTCCTGGTCGCCGCGGCCGTGAAGGACGTACGCCTGGACGCCTGGCAGTGGGCAGCGCTCACCGGGGCGATCTGGGCCGGCAGCCTGGTCTTCGCCGCGCTCGGCGTCGCCATCGGCTACCTCGCCTCCGGGGACGCGGTCCGCCCGATCACGATGATCGTCTACTTCGGTCTGTCGATCCTCGGCGGCCTGTGGATGCCGTCCTCCTCCTTCCCGACCTGGCTGCAGGACATCGCGAAGTGGCTGCCCACGCACGCGTACGCTGCACTGGGGCGGGCCATCGAGCAGAGCCAGGCTCCCCACGCCCAGGACATCGCCATTCTCGTCGCCTTCTTCCTGATCTTCGCGGGCGGCGCGGCCTGGCTGTACCGGAAGGACACGCTGAAGGCGTGA
- a CDS encoding ABC transporter ATP-binding protein, whose amino-acid sequence MTTTAAPATTTPVVGFDQVTKTYGSVKAVDGLSLRLYPGETVALLGPNGAGKSTTLDLLLGLKQPDGGAVHLFGGTPRDAIVAGRVGAMLQSGGLMDEVTVEELVKLGCSLHPKPYKAADVMARAGITQIADRKVNKLSGGQAQRVRFALATAGDSDLIILDEPTTGMDVSARQAFWATMREQADQGRTVLFATHYLEEADAIADRVLVLHRGRLLADGTAAEIKAKAGARRVSFDLEGEIDEAALRALPFLTSIDVSGQTVRIQSSDADATVHALYGLGVYPRNLEVAGLGLEQAFVAITEAEEAKQS is encoded by the coding sequence ATGACGACAACTGCGGCACCGGCCACCACCACCCCGGTGGTCGGCTTCGACCAGGTGACCAAGACGTACGGGAGCGTGAAGGCCGTCGACGGGCTCTCGCTCCGGCTGTACCCGGGCGAGACCGTCGCCCTCCTCGGCCCGAACGGGGCCGGCAAGTCCACCACCCTCGACCTGCTCCTCGGCCTCAAGCAGCCCGACGGCGGCGCGGTGCACCTCTTCGGCGGCACCCCGCGCGACGCGATCGTCGCCGGCCGGGTCGGGGCGATGCTGCAGAGCGGCGGGCTGATGGACGAGGTCACCGTCGAGGAACTGGTGAAGCTGGGCTGCTCGCTGCACCCGAAGCCGTACAAGGCCGCGGACGTCATGGCCCGCGCCGGCATCACGCAGATCGCCGACCGCAAGGTCAACAAGCTCTCCGGCGGCCAGGCTCAGCGGGTCCGCTTCGCCCTCGCCACCGCCGGCGACAGCGACCTGATCATCCTGGACGAGCCGACCACCGGCATGGACGTGTCCGCCCGCCAGGCCTTCTGGGCCACCATGCGCGAGCAGGCCGACCAGGGCCGTACGGTCCTGTTCGCCACCCACTACCTCGAAGAGGCCGACGCCATCGCCGACCGGGTCCTGGTGCTGCACCGCGGCCGGCTCCTCGCCGACGGCACCGCCGCCGAGATCAAGGCCAAGGCCGGCGCCCGCCGTGTCTCCTTCGACCTGGAGGGCGAGATCGACGAGGCCGCCCTGCGCGCCCTGCCGTTCCTGACGTCGATCGACGTGTCGGGCCAGACCGTCCGCATCCAGTCGTCCGACGCCGACGCCACCGTGCACGCCCTGTACGGCCTCGGTGTCTACCCCCGCAACCTCGAAGTCGCCGGTCTCGGTCTGGAGCAGGCCTTCGTCGCCATCACGGAGGCCGAGGAGGCCAAGCAGTCATGA